A region of the Apium graveolens cultivar Ventura chromosome 6, ASM990537v1, whole genome shotgun sequence genome:
CTTTTTCGATTTTATTATTTTAACCGCTCAGTCTTTGGCAAGAAAGTACAGCTAACCTAAAGTTTGAAAATTAACAGTGTTTTATAGTAAACAATGGTTCCCATTCAAGAAAGTTGTTCATGAcctcaaaattttcaaaaaaaaaagtgTCTTAATTTTAACTTCAAATTATTATCATCAATTTGGATGATTTTACTacctccgtcccaatttatctgtcaaGTTTGATTTTTTGTGGTCAAATTGACCAAATTTTGACAGAAATTTTCATATAGTATATaattgaaaaaaattataaaaattatatcattagaaAGTACACATAATCTACTTTAATACGTATTCTTCgacttttcaaaataatgaaagattgatgtttaatttatggtcaaagttgagtcaatttgacCACAAAAAATCAAACAGAACATATAAAttgagacggagggagtattaaaGACGACTTTTAGATTTCATCTGGGGTTGTTTTGGGTTAACAGGGTTAATGGTTCTTCCTGTTCTGTTCAGGTACGTTTCAGGTACGTACAAATCGCGATGCCAGAAATGGAACGGTAGAGGATGCAATAGCAAGTTCGAACTTTAAGCTATATAGTTACTTTCAATACGTTTAAGCAAGCAATCAGAAAATGGAATTGCAAGTTCCTGTTCAAGCAATGGTCACTACTGATATGGCGTTAGGGAAAGCAATGTAAGAAATTGAACATCGAGAAAATCTACATACTTGATCTTTCCAGGTACAATGTACATTGATTCTAATAATGTATAGTACAATCAATACGAAAAGCTTTTAGCAAAATCTTCAATATGTAAATCAGTTCAAAAACTCACTGGGCTTGCTTACCGAAGTGAAAGACTCAATTATATGATCCCTTTCCGAGAACTACTAGATTCTAGAACCTCCTGATATCTTTAGGTGGCTTATAGTTGAGGGGATGAGTTTCCGGGGTGGCATTTTCGTCTTCTTTCCACATTTTGATGGTCTTGTCAGCTTCACAGGTAACAAGCCTTGAACCAGTTACGTCAAAAGCAGTAGCGTATATTCCAGCCTCACTGTCCAGTGAACCTGAGGACGTTTACATAACACGCTTAAAACAGTTACCACAAGAAAAATATTAATACGACAATCGTCGGATTTATTTACCTGGCTGAACAATAGTTTGCTTCTGTTGGAAATTATGGCCACTCTTCCAGTCCCAGAACCACATACTCCCATTATCacctaaaaataataaaacaataaAGACAAAAAAGATAAACTTGTCAGAAAACTGAAAGAGCACAAAATTGATCCAACAGCTTTTGCTAAGGTTAGTCCCACATATATAAGACAAAATAATACAAGTTTAAAGCGAGAAATATTATTGAGAGTTCTCACCTCCTGTAACCATCACACCATCTTCATTGACTGCCATGGCATTTATAATAGTCTTCTGCTGTGAGCTGCCAAAAAGAAAAGGGAGTTTTACAAATTTGAACAGTTCAAAGCATCAAGAAATATAGAGACATCCTGTCTATTTTTATATAGTTCATTGCATGTTGCATCCTTTCTGAATCACAGATACTGCCCATGGGTATACATAGTTGGTAGTCGTCCACCTTAATCCAGTAAATTTTAAAGTTCGATGCGCGAACTTTGCATTCCATGAAAGTTTTCCCATTCAATTCAAAGTTTGGGGAATAAAACTACGACCCCTTAAAAACTCCATTGTAACATTGTTGATTCAACAATAAACTCTGTCTGTTAGTCGTTAGATGAATTTTGAGTTCTAACAGAACTTTAGTGAAGTTCCTAGGATTTAATGAATATATATTTCTTACGGGTTAGAGCTTTAATTTAGACTTTGTTCAAGTTTCATGGAATTTAATAGAGTTTTATTCAAGTTTCAAATGTTTATTTGACCTTTAGTTTAGATTTAAAGATTTTTATCAGAGTTCtaaaaaaatttaaatgataTGAATTTTTAGTTTCAACATACAGCTAACCATGTTAACTTTAACAGCAAACTTCGGGTGAAAAAGCTGGCTGCTGGAAGAGGCAACATGAAATTTACTCATTTCtatacatatttttttttaatttttaatgaaaaataaTTCAGTTATGTCTTTCTATCAGTTAAAGAGAAGCAATGCTGAAGCTGAAGTAAAAAGTAAAGAGTGTACAGAAAACTCACAGCATGTTGTGCAGAAACTCTCCTTTTGGAAGATTAAATTTTTTGATGTTGTCAGCTGATGCGGATGCAAAGCAGTCCCTGCAAGAAGGATATAAGACCagattaaaaccctacagatACTAAGCCACCATGGGAAGATTAACTGTTAAATCAACAGAAAGGACAGAAAAGAATATCTAGTTAACACATACTCGATAGGATGCTGAGCCATTGCACGTACAGACTTCTTATGGTGTGTGAGAGTTGCCATTGTTTTGCCTGCCATACAAGAGTATTTGAGAACAATGCGCAATAAGGAACAACTACTAATATTGTATAGAAAAGTATCTTCACTATTCTTTACCATATCGGAGATCCCAAAACTTTATGGTTGAGTCGTGGGAGCCAGTTACAACTTGTGGATCCTGAAAGCAGCAGTAAAATATGAGATTTAGCTTCAACAATAATAATTCACATACCAGCATGTAGATGTTAACTTTCATTAACAGAAACActataattctataaatgtgatCAGTAGGAAGCATGGACTCGGATACGGCGACATGGGACACGGGTACGGGGACAAGGGGATTCGCCAATCGTTGAAGAGACTTGGATACGGGACTCGgcaaataaaataataataatatatatttgaatataTCTATATTCATGATAAGATTTGTATATGTGAAATACTTCACATCTTCATTCATAAATCATAAGTTAATAACAAGTAATGAAAGATTAATTCTTCAAAATAAGTAGAAAACTAATTAAAACTCAGTCAACATTATGTTCATCTTGTTTAAAAAGAACAGACTCCATATCTGGTTCGTCAAGAGAAAGGTTTGAAACTGTTAGAACACTGGGTTTTTCTAGTTGGGTAGAGTCTGAGGCATGTCGCCCCCGCGTCGGTGGCGAGTCCAACGCAGTTTTCGTGAGCTGCTGACTCGCCACGTGGCGAGTCTGATACACACTCAGGAGAGTCAAGGCCGAGTCGGAGAGTCCGACTCACATACGGCAGCCAAAATGAAGAGTCCGTGCACTGATCAGTTAAGTTGTAAATTGTAATGATATTGCTAAATTATTCTAAATGACTCAATAATACAAGTCATATTTTGTCTTTTTACGTTTTTATCATATATTACATTCTTCAGATATAGTCTAATAATTTGCGTTTAAAATAAGTTTCGTTTAAAATAAGTTTCAACAGGCTATTGATGATTACTATTTATAATTTTAGTTAAATGTTTAATCTAATTTTATAGAAAGAATTCAATCACAATACTCCCATTTTAACATGCTCTCATGACACTGCACAATAGTGAGCTCTAACTACAAACTTAATGCGAGGTACACTAGTTCCCATTATTTAAAGCATACCAGGGGACGGGTAAAAACTGAACAAACTGTGTTATCATGCCCAGAGAGTGCATGAATTTGCATCTTGCTGCGTATATCCCATACCTGCAATTTTGTTAATTTAGGATGTAAAAAACTTATGTCTCGAATTTTAAGCTCCGAGTATAATTGGTAGGAAAATAAAAGGTGTGATATCTAATCATTACCCGACAAACAGAATCACGACCCCCTGTAAGCAGAATGTCAATATTGGGATGAAGAGCCAAGCAATAAACGCCACTCAGATGACCATGGTAAGACCTGATAACCTTCAAAAGAAGGAAAATATCAATATCCAAGTATATTAAAAAAAAACTGGCATAAATAAGCTATTTATCAAACCTTATTTTGTTCAAGATCCCAGCATTTAACTTGTTTATCATCACCAGCAGAGAACATATATGTGTGTCTCTTACTAACGGCGAGGCCTACAAGAAAGAGAGAAAATTAAAATCTTAGCAAAAGGTTAGAAAAAAAGTATTTAGCATGTATATAAGGTCGGAACCAAACCTCGTATTTGTTCAATGTGTCCTGTTAGAGTGAGCTTTAAATTTCCGGTTACTACGTCCCATATCTTCAGAAAATaagaaaattaaaattttcagTAGTTGGCTCAACAGATATTGCAAGTGACAATATACATCACATCAGCGTTTTGGCTCAAAAATGGAAACAAGCAATTACTGCTATTAATCTGTATCTAGCAATACATGCAAAAAATACACATTATGACTCAAGTGCTGCTTGCATAACAATGTAAAAATCCACAAAGGTCAAAAAACGTAACATTATTAGCTGCATTACCATGTCATGCTAATTTTCCTTCTAGGTTTTAAAATTAAAACTATAACTTCATTTCTGTTTGATTAGTTAAATATAGAGCCCGtgttaataaatatatatattatgaattATTAGAATATTTTTTATTAAGAAAATATGTTATATAAAAAATAcgtaaatattattatttttttaataatagaaTTCCCCGAATCCCCGCGGGGGTCCCCGTTCCCTGTTTGAGGCACAAATCGAGAGGGAAAAAAATCCTCGTTCGGTGTTCGGTGCTGGTTCAGGGATTGAGTTGGAATTTGGGGATCACGGGGCAGGGATAGCACTCCCCGGCCCCGGCCCTGAAGTGACCCGATGCCCATCCGGTGTGGCTTGTCTAGAAACCATTAATGGAAGTAATTAGTTTTAAAAAACACCTACCAACAGATTTTTTTCTGAGGATTAAGCAATTACTTTATGGCTTTAAGCTAAACCGGAAAGGGGCATAATTGAATATAACTTAAGTTAAATAGACTTTACACAAACTTccaaatctattaacttgtgACTAACTATATTACAAAGACCAATTAAAAGGTCTTCTTCACACTACTTTAGTGTTGTATTTTGAACAAGCAATGACATGAACAAAACACTGTTATCTCTATCAAATGCAGCTGTAGAAGAAAATATCATTTATAAGAGTTAAAGATAAAAAATCAAAGCTTATTACCTTAATTGTACGATCAGCAGATCCTGTACAGAACCACTCATTACTTGGATCAAAAGCAACAGATCTCACCCATCCCAAATGGCCACTTATAACCTGTATATGtcattaattatatttattatatgaCATAACACTAGAATATTTTAGATATTGACACTACCCATAACCCCAATCTCACATACAAAtttccctccctccctccctagTCCTTACTATCCAAAATCACGAATTCCTCACCCTGTAGTTTTTCCATGGAGCACGCCACACGGGACGCGGCCATCTGCTTGGTATTCTTTCCATGAGAGCAGCAGTTGAGAGGTTTCTGCAATGCAGTTGTAGAAAGAGTTAAGATACAACCTCTATGTTTCAGAAATGCGTATAAAATAATTAACCGGTACTTCAGCAagaatatataataaat
Encoded here:
- the LOC141667961 gene encoding protein pleiotropic regulatory locus 1; protein product: METELPVEPQSLKKLSFKSLKRSLDLFSPSRSQFPPPNPESKKIRLSYKLNAEYGSIGSTIAKPSQVKPAVQQVPQASTTLALTGPESSVDPQKGAQNELAVVPSSQPKGPFGSGDASFSGKSTTIIAGSSDRNLSTAALMERIPSRWPRPVWRAPWKNYRVISGHLGWVRSVAFDPSNEWFCTGSADRTIKIWDVVTGNLKLTLTGHIEQIRGLAVSKRHTYMFSAGDDKQVKCWDLEQNKVIRSYHGHLSGVYCLALHPNIDILLTGGRDSVCRVWDIRSKMQIHALSGHDNTVCSVFTRPLDPQVVTGSHDSTIKFWDLRYGKTMATLTHHKKSVRAMAQHPIEDCFASASADNIKKFNLPKGEFLHNMLSQQKTIINAMAVNEDGVMVTGGDNGSMWFWDWKSGHNFQQKQTIVQPGSLDSEAGIYATAFDVTGSRLVTCEADKTIKMWKEDENATPETHPLNYKPPKDIRRF